In Thermomonas carbonis, a single genomic region encodes these proteins:
- a CDS encoding N-acetylmuramoyl-L-alanine amidase, whose protein sequence is MTTPRLTLLATACLLLSACTHAPHPPRNPLAEWVPSPNFDARRPVVIVIHATEQGSAEQSLETLRTRNRGGPVSSHYLVGDDGRTYQLVADGDRAWHAGGGRWGTITDLNSASIGIEIDNEVDEPFTEAQIVSLLRLLEDLTTRLSIPKTQVIAHADLAPTRKRDPGSLFPWQRLAEAGFGRWPQGELLDPPSGFDPWLAMAAIGYPLNDRAAAVRAFHRHYRARDDGEDPQAAFDAEDLRILHALASQVTQPAAK, encoded by the coding sequence ATGACCACGCCACGCCTGACCCTTCTCGCCACGGCCTGCCTGCTGCTGTCGGCCTGTACCCATGCACCGCATCCACCCCGCAATCCGCTTGCGGAGTGGGTGCCGTCGCCGAATTTCGACGCGCGCCGGCCGGTGGTGATCGTGATCCATGCGACCGAGCAGGGCTCCGCCGAACAGAGCCTGGAGACGCTGCGCACGCGCAACCGCGGCGGCCCGGTCAGCTCGCACTACCTGGTCGGCGACGACGGCCGCACCTACCAGCTGGTGGCCGACGGCGATCGCGCCTGGCATGCCGGTGGCGGGCGCTGGGGCACGATCACCGACCTCAATTCGGCATCGATCGGCATCGAGATCGACAACGAAGTGGATGAGCCCTTCACCGAGGCGCAGATCGTGTCGCTGCTGCGCTTGCTCGAAGACCTGACCACGCGCCTGTCGATCCCGAAGACCCAGGTGATCGCGCATGCCGACCTGGCACCCACGCGCAAGCGCGATCCAGGCTCGCTGTTCCCGTGGCAGCGCTTGGCCGAGGCCGGCTTCGGGCGCTGGCCGCAAGGCGAGCTGTTGGATCCACCATCGGGTTTCGATCCGTGGCTGGCGATGGCGGCGATCGGTTATCCGTTGAACGATCGCGCGGCCGCGGTGCGCGCGTTCCATCGGCATTACCGTGCCCGCGACGACGGCGAGGATCCGCAGGCCGCGTTCGATGCCGAGGACTTGCGCATCCTGCATGCGCTCGCATCGCAAGTGACCCAGCCTGCGGCGAAATGA
- a CDS encoding sulfotransferase, with the protein MQARHPRFMIACAARTGSTMLVRTLRSHPQLIVHGEVWGDNMVGVDGPLAQACESDQALRDALEALRFEQPERVLRETFLDPHGAQAVGFKLKYDELVRPQWQGIRRLVEADKDLAIVFLHRRDLLRRYLSHQVVLRQTGVTVVVAGGTPPPVQPFAVDIDDLLRDIAETRRRTREFEAAFAAHPSLHIAYEDLAVDPQAQCDRVFEFLGVGSAPVRVATEKIVRTPPETLVLNYPDVQAALFAAGEG; encoded by the coding sequence ATGCAAGCACGCCATCCGCGTTTCATGATCGCCTGCGCGGCGCGCACCGGCAGCACGATGCTGGTGCGCACGCTGCGCAGCCATCCGCAGCTGATCGTGCATGGCGAAGTCTGGGGCGACAACATGGTCGGCGTGGACGGGCCGCTGGCGCAGGCGTGCGAAAGCGATCAAGCGCTGCGCGATGCACTGGAGGCGCTGCGCTTCGAGCAGCCCGAACGCGTGCTGCGCGAAACGTTCCTCGATCCGCACGGTGCGCAGGCGGTCGGCTTCAAGCTGAAGTACGACGAGCTGGTGCGGCCGCAATGGCAGGGGATTCGCCGACTGGTGGAAGCGGACAAGGATCTGGCGATCGTGTTCCTGCATCGCCGCGACTTGCTGCGGCGCTATCTCTCGCACCAGGTGGTGCTGCGCCAGACCGGTGTCACCGTGGTCGTCGCCGGTGGCACGCCGCCGCCGGTGCAACCGTTCGCTGTCGACATAGACGACCTGCTGCGCGACATCGCCGAGACCCGCCGGCGCACCCGCGAGTTCGAGGCAGCGTTCGCGGCGCATCCGTCATTGCACATCGCCTACGAAGACCTTGCGGTCGATCCGCAGGCGCAATGCGATCGCGTGTTCGAATTCCTTGGCGTGGGATCGGCACCGGTGCGGGTAGCGACCGAGAAGATCGTGCGCACGCCGCCGGAAACGCTCGTGCTTAATTATCCGGACGTGCAGGCCGCGTTGTTTGCCGCCGGCGAAGGCTGA
- a CDS encoding M23 family metallopeptidase encodes MRGVLLFVLGALVGANATYFAITRGGPPAAAVGNDRVQMPLPTQPANDADAGAPAAAPAVGSNAPMLPPPAVRATGVGPASIDAGIAAPATNAATLLLPVQGITAEQLQDTFTDARSGGRVHDAIDIMAPAGTPVLAVADGTVEKLFDSKLGGTTLYQFNPQRTLAYYYAHLQGYAPGIAEKQSLKRGQVIGYVGATGNANPDAPHLHFAIFELGPEQQWWKGTAINPYPQLRGDAR; translated from the coding sequence CTGCGCGGAGTGCTGCTGTTCGTGCTCGGCGCGCTGGTCGGTGCCAACGCGACCTACTTCGCGATCACCCGTGGTGGCCCACCCGCAGCAGCCGTCGGTAATGATCGCGTGCAAATGCCATTGCCCACGCAGCCTGCGAACGATGCCGATGCCGGCGCGCCTGCCGCAGCACCGGCAGTCGGCAGCAACGCGCCGATGTTGCCGCCACCGGCAGTGCGCGCCACCGGCGTCGGTCCGGCGTCGATCGATGCCGGCATCGCTGCACCCGCGACGAATGCAGCAACGCTGCTGCTGCCGGTGCAGGGCATCACAGCAGAGCAGTTGCAGGACACCTTCACCGATGCCCGCAGCGGTGGTCGCGTGCACGATGCGATCGACATCATGGCCCCGGCCGGCACGCCGGTGCTGGCAGTGGCCGACGGCACCGTCGAGAAACTGTTCGACAGCAAGCTAGGCGGCACCACGCTCTACCAGTTCAACCCGCAACGCACGCTCGCGTACTACTACGCGCACCTGCAGGGCTACGCGCCCGGCATCGCCGAGAAACAATCGCTGAAGCGCGGGCAGGTGATCGGTTATGTCGGTGCCACCGGCAACGCCAATCCGGATGCGCCACACCTGCATTTCGCGATCTTCGAGCTGGGACCGGAGCAGCAATGGTGGAAGGGCACTGCGATCAATCCGTATCCGCAGTTGCGCGGCGACGCGCGCTGA